CCACGGATGGCTCGCTCTCGATCAGACGGGTCACGTCGGCGCGGAAGGTCTCGGCCATATGGCCGCCGAGGAAAATTTCGCGTTTCAGGTTCTTGTCCACGATTTCGTAGCCGCCCGAGGCAAGGGTCGCATGCTCGACATCTGCGCCAAACTCGACAATGCAGTAGTTGTCGCTGTTGTAGATCATTTGCATCGCACTTCCTCCTGGCGTATGGTTGGCGCCCTTCCTACTGCCTTGCCGGGGGCGCGATTTCCTCTCCAAGCTGAGGGTCCCCGTCCGTAATTCAAGTTGTGTGGCCCGGACGGGCCTTGCGTGCCTTTGCTGCCCTCGTACTCTTGGGCATCGGCGCGACGGGCAAGTTTCTTGAGCGCCGTGCACCAGTGTGTTGCGATCTTCCCAATGGCGTTACGGAATATCACACTGCCCGCCACACGCTGCATGCCCCAGGAACGCTTCGAAGATCGCAAGAAAGCGTTCCCGTTGTTCGATAAACGACAGATGCGCGGCGTCCGGCAGCACTTCCAGCTTCGCACCATGAATTTTTCGCGCAATGGATTGGGCCATCTCCACCGTCGCGCTCTCGTCCTTTGACCCTGTCACCACCAGGGTCGGACAGTGGATGCGGCCGATCGCATCGGCCAAGTCGAACGCCAGGATGGCCTGCGCCACCCCCACGTAGCCCTGCACCGGCGTGGCCGCCAGCATCCGGCCAATCGCTTCCACCGTCTCGGGATGGGCGTCGCGGAACGGCTGCGTGAGCCAGCGCTCCATCGTCGACGACACCATGCCGGCCATGCCATGGGCCTCGGCCTGGCCGATCCGGTTGGCCCACATCGGATGCGCCGTCATGGGCGTGTGGTCGATGGTGTCCACCAGCGCCAGCGACAGCAGCCGGTCCGCATGGCGCACGCCCATGGTCTGGGCCACCATGCCACCCACCGACACGCCGCAGACATGGGCCTGGCCGATGTCCAGCGCGTCCATCAGCG
This sequence is a window from Cupriavidus pauculus. Protein-coding genes within it:
- a CDS encoding BTH_I0359 family protein → MQMIYNSDNYCIVEFGADVEHATLASGGYEIVDKNLKREIFLGGHMAETFRADVTRLIESEPSVEEVDEFLGKFDTVMNNPLVMH
- a CDS encoding alpha/beta fold hydrolase, whose translation is MPDTMAQRIRAGDAELRVRIDGSEGPWVILIHALGANLTLWDDTARHLSDRYRVLRFDLRGHGGSDAPVGAYTMTRLADDVVALMDALDIGQAHVCGVSVGGMVAQTMGVRHADRLLSLALVDTIDHTPMTAHPMWANRIGQAEAHGMAGMVSSTMERWLTQPFRDAHPETVEAIGRMLAATPVQGYVGVAQAILAFDLADAIGRIHCPTLVVTGSKDESATVEMAQSIARKIHGAKLEVLPDAAHLSFIEQRERFLAIFEAFLGHAACGGQCDIP